A part of Paenibacillus donghaensis genomic DNA contains:
- a CDS encoding PTS transporter subunit EIIC encodes MTRGRSDMKDNKRLAAQIVELVGGNGNIDMLTHCMTRLRFVLKDDGKAETDKLKATDGVMGVVNSGGQFQVVIGNGVENVYNEVSRLTDNKTEEAAASGGKKKGLDRFFDALSAIFVPIIPAIAGAGMLKGLLALLVLFKWTSDQANTFIVLNTISDTVFYFLPVLLAFSAARKFGCNPMIAAAIGAVLLHPNFTGMVADGNVRIDFAGIPFTLMNYSASVLPILLGIWLMSYLEKFIKSWMPKSLDLVFTPLLTLIVIVPVILIVIGPLGIWCGNALSAGFSFLYDKFTFVAGALLGALYPLLVMTGMHYGLLPIMLQNLSTNGYDVILALCAAGNTAVAGVVFGVYLKVRNRSTKAIAASSTVSGIIGIIEPGLYGIVIKSKKTLAAVFAGGAAGGVIMGLFRVRNTGFGLNPLGGLPVFFGDTFVYYLIGIGVAFAVSAVTAYLAGFPEDNRQ; translated from the coding sequence CTTGCGGCGCAAATTGTGGAATTGGTCGGCGGAAACGGCAATATCGATATGCTGACGCATTGCATGACCCGGCTGCGCTTTGTCCTGAAGGACGACGGCAAGGCGGAGACAGACAAACTGAAAGCGACTGACGGCGTCATGGGCGTGGTCAACAGCGGCGGACAATTTCAGGTGGTGATCGGAAACGGGGTTGAAAACGTATACAACGAGGTGAGCCGCCTGACTGACAACAAGACCGAAGAAGCAGCGGCTTCCGGAGGAAAGAAAAAAGGGCTGGACCGTTTCTTTGACGCACTATCCGCGATCTTCGTCCCGATTATTCCGGCCATTGCCGGAGCAGGGATGCTTAAGGGGTTGCTCGCCCTGCTGGTTTTGTTCAAGTGGACCTCGGATCAAGCCAATACGTTTATTGTGCTCAATACGATTTCGGACACGGTCTTCTACTTCCTGCCGGTTCTGCTGGCCTTCAGCGCCGCGCGTAAATTCGGCTGCAATCCCATGATTGCCGCTGCGATCGGTGCCGTGCTGTTGCATCCCAACTTCACCGGGATGGTGGCAGATGGGAACGTGCGTATTGACTTTGCGGGCATTCCGTTTACGTTGATGAACTATTCCGCTTCTGTCCTGCCGATTTTACTTGGTATCTGGCTGATGTCCTATCTCGAAAAATTCATAAAGTCCTGGATGCCCAAATCGCTCGACCTGGTGTTTACGCCGCTGCTGACACTGATCGTCATCGTGCCCGTCATCCTGATCGTGATCGGCCCGCTGGGCATCTGGTGCGGCAACGCGCTGTCGGCCGGTTTCAGCTTCCTGTACGATAAATTTACGTTTGTGGCCGGAGCGCTGCTCGGTGCGCTTTATCCACTGCTGGTGATGACCGGGATGCACTACGGACTGCTGCCGATCATGCTGCAAAATTTGTCGACCAACGGTTATGATGTTATTCTGGCCTTGTGCGCGGCAGGCAACACGGCCGTGGCCGGCGTGGTCTTCGGCGTCTACCTGAAGGTTCGGAACCGGTCGACGAAAGCGATTGCGGCCTCCTCAACCGTCAGCGGAATCATCGGCATCATCGAGCCGGGACTGTACGGCATCGTCATCAAATCCAAGAAGACATTGGCCGCAGTGTTCGCAGGCGGAGCGGCGGGCGGGGTTATCATGGGCTTGTTCCGTGTCAGAAATACGGGTTTTGGCCTTAATCCGCTGGGCGGCTTGCCGGTCTTTTTCGGAGATACCTTTGTCTACTATCTGATCGGCATCGGCGTGGCGTTTGCTGTCAGTGCAGTCACTGCTTACTTAGCCGGCTTTCCCGAGGATAACCGGCAATAA